One region of Permianibacter fluminis genomic DNA includes:
- a CDS encoding TolC family protein, protein MFLFFLRLRRRQSLVLRSWGRFAIASILIGVASLGQAESLPFHDALRLALQDAPLVRASEAQTSAARQAALPAGELPDPKLALGIENLPIEGPDRYSLTADFMTMQRIGLMQEFPNAAKRNARMDAASARIALSKAYEQVAQQTVLRETAQAWLVRHAVEQQLSVLDELVVENRLFDTAIRAQHAGGKAAATDVVMPRQEAAMLAQRRDELMAKRAAAIAQLRRWLGAAADEPLAGDMPDWSISREQLIRRVHQHPELAVFRPKAQILDAEIAEANAAKRPDWALELAYQKRGPDFGDMVMVQVSFDLPFFASSRQEPLIAAKQAEQIALNAESEAFTREHLAMLESELAEYQRLQQSETRFTETLLPLADEKVTLALAGWRAGAGALSDVIAARRERLETRLSAIVATSEREQLAARLHFTYDDLSGEFAGVLP, encoded by the coding sequence ATGTTTCTGTTCTTTTTGCGACTGCGTCGTCGGCAGTCGCTGGTCCTGCGCAGCTGGGGCCGATTCGCCATCGCCTCAATTTTGATCGGGGTCGCTTCGCTCGGACAGGCTGAGTCGTTGCCCTTTCACGATGCGCTGCGTCTGGCATTGCAAGACGCCCCGCTTGTGCGTGCCAGTGAGGCACAAACGAGCGCAGCCCGGCAGGCGGCACTGCCTGCGGGTGAATTGCCTGATCCAAAGTTGGCGCTGGGGATTGAAAACCTGCCGATCGAAGGCCCCGACCGTTACAGCCTGACCGCTGATTTCATGACCATGCAACGCATTGGGCTGATGCAGGAATTCCCCAATGCCGCCAAGCGAAATGCTCGCATGGATGCCGCCAGCGCACGCATTGCGCTGAGCAAAGCCTACGAGCAAGTGGCCCAGCAGACGGTGCTGCGGGAAACCGCGCAAGCATGGCTAGTCCGACACGCAGTCGAACAACAGTTGTCCGTTCTTGATGAACTAGTTGTCGAGAATCGCCTGTTCGATACAGCAATACGGGCGCAGCACGCGGGTGGCAAAGCGGCCGCGACGGACGTGGTGATGCCGCGGCAAGAAGCCGCCATGCTGGCCCAGCGCCGCGACGAATTGATGGCCAAACGGGCTGCAGCCATCGCCCAACTGCGACGCTGGCTTGGCGCCGCCGCAGACGAACCGCTCGCAGGCGACATGCCCGATTGGTCCATCAGTCGCGAGCAACTGATTCGGCGAGTACACCAGCATCCAGAGCTGGCCGTGTTCAGGCCAAAAGCACAAATTCTTGATGCCGAAATCGCGGAAGCGAATGCCGCCAAACGCCCGGATTGGGCGCTGGAATTGGCTTACCAAAAGCGTGGCCCGGATTTTGGCGATATGGTGATGGTGCAAGTCAGTTTTGATTTGCCGTTTTTTGCCAGCAGTCGCCAGGAACCGCTGATTGCCGCCAAGCAGGCAGAGCAGATCGCGCTGAACGCTGAGTCCGAAGCGTTCACGCGAGAACACCTCGCCATGCTGGAAAGTGAACTGGCGGAGTATCAGCGACTGCAGCAATCCGAAACGCGCTTTACCGAAACCCTTCTTCCGCTAGCTGACGAGAAAGTGACGCTGGCCCTAGCCGGTTGGCGCGCCGGCGCCGGCGCGCTCAGCGACGTCATTGCCGCGCGACGCGAGCGTCTCGAAACCCGATTGAGTGCCATCGTCGCCACCAGCGAGCGTGAGCAACTGGCGGCGCGCTTGCATTTCACGTACGACGATCTCAGCGGCGAATTTGCCGGAGTGCTTCCATGA
- a CDS encoding HvfA family oxazolone/thioamide-modified RiPP metallophore, translated as MNAKMKLLSVSAVTLGLSGAAIGAPLFSYADLAQGYQNSVPDGAAEQATDKTKEMEGKCGEGRCGTTKHIKSANPKQGTPHKHTMEGKCGEGKCGEGKCGEGRCGADKMHEGKCGEGKCGGTMKQDDAGGEKK; from the coding sequence ATGAACGCCAAGATGAAGCTGTTATCAGTGAGTGCGGTGACGCTAGGTTTAAGCGGTGCAGCAATTGGTGCGCCATTGTTCAGCTACGCTGACCTGGCTCAGGGCTATCAAAACAGCGTGCCGGATGGCGCCGCTGAGCAAGCCACTGACAAGACAAAAGAGATGGAAGGGAAATGCGGCGAAGGTCGCTGTGGCACTACCAAGCATATCAAGTCCGCCAATCCCAAGCAGGGCACCCCGCACAAGCACACAATGGAAGGCAAATGCGGGGAAGGCAAGTGCGGCGAAGGCAAGTGCGGCGAAGGTCGCTGCGGCGCCGACAAGATGCATGAAGGGAAATGTGGTGAAGGAAAGTGTGGCGGCACGATGAAGCAGGACGATGCAGGCGGCGAAAAGAAATAA
- a CDS encoding cytochrome c/FTR1 family iron permease, whose product MKQRLLSLIAGLLFATGVIADVATPSAPATDAEARQLWQLLDYIAVDYPGAVTNGVVLSAGEYQEMLEFAMRARQQAERLPQGQGKPAVLAAIAQLESSVQEKQAPAEVARLAQQASRKLLDGYPIPLAPNTPPDLKKGATLYAAHCAGCHGMSGHADGPLAAQLDPKPVAFSEPERARSRSLLALYLVVSQGLSGTAMVSYAGLPDADRWALAFYVGTLSHDDGMRERGAELWRQNTSLQTQLGDLAALTTATEASLVPAMPGDSARDVMAFLRTHPEALAKSADNGLALARQCIRESLSAAQAGDAVAATRLALSAYLDGFEPTEPLLSARNPALLQQVESAMLQYRHTIADDDREQAAAIAQQLSKLFDQVEAELVAGTADPMTTFIGALTILLREGLEALLIVIGILAFLKKAERNTAIRQVHFGWVSALLAGGLTWFAATYLVDISGASREVTEGLSSLLAAVVLLGVGIWMHQKSAAGHWQAYLKEKLSTAVSHRSAWALFALAFIAVYREVFETILFYSALAVDGNGSALLAGLLAGIALLAIVAWLLLRTSARMPIGKFFSLSSVLVAILAVVLAGKGVAGLQEAGWLSANPLPGPRLEVLGMYPSVETVSAQVIVLLIAALGFGLNLLSVQRLSNKSH is encoded by the coding sequence ATGAAACAACGGCTCCTTTCCCTGATCGCCGGCCTGCTATTTGCCACCGGCGTCATAGCCGATGTCGCCACGCCTTCCGCGCCAGCAACCGACGCAGAAGCTCGCCAACTGTGGCAGCTGCTCGATTACATTGCGGTTGATTACCCTGGCGCTGTCACGAATGGTGTTGTTCTCAGCGCAGGCGAATACCAAGAGATGCTGGAGTTCGCGATGCGTGCGCGCCAACAAGCTGAGCGCTTGCCACAGGGGCAAGGTAAGCCTGCTGTGCTGGCCGCGATAGCACAACTGGAGTCCTCCGTGCAGGAGAAGCAGGCACCTGCAGAAGTCGCGCGACTGGCGCAGCAGGCGAGCCGAAAACTGTTGGATGGCTACCCAATTCCACTCGCGCCGAATACTCCACCCGATCTGAAGAAAGGGGCGACTCTGTATGCTGCCCATTGCGCCGGCTGCCACGGTATGTCTGGCCATGCCGATGGCCCGTTGGCGGCCCAACTAGATCCGAAACCTGTCGCTTTCTCGGAACCGGAGCGTGCCCGCTCCCGTAGCCTGCTGGCCTTATATCTGGTTGTGTCGCAAGGTCTCAGTGGCACGGCGATGGTCAGCTACGCAGGATTACCCGATGCCGATCGCTGGGCTCTCGCGTTCTATGTCGGAACCTTGTCGCATGACGATGGAATGCGAGAGCGCGGTGCCGAACTTTGGCGCCAAAATACTTCGCTGCAAACACAGCTTGGCGACCTTGCCGCACTGACAACTGCGACCGAAGCGTCCTTGGTGCCAGCAATGCCAGGCGATAGCGCCCGAGATGTCATGGCCTTTCTTCGCACTCACCCCGAGGCGCTAGCCAAATCAGCAGATAACGGCCTCGCTCTAGCGCGTCAGTGCATACGAGAGAGTTTGTCGGCGGCGCAAGCGGGCGACGCGGTAGCAGCCACGCGGCTGGCACTGTCGGCGTATCTGGATGGTTTCGAGCCAACCGAGCCATTGCTCAGTGCTCGCAATCCCGCCCTGCTGCAACAGGTCGAGAGTGCCATGCTGCAGTATCGCCACACCATTGCCGATGATGACCGCGAGCAAGCGGCGGCCATCGCTCAGCAGTTGAGCAAATTGTTCGATCAGGTCGAAGCCGAGTTGGTTGCTGGCACCGCAGATCCCATGACAACTTTCATTGGAGCACTAACGATCCTGCTACGTGAGGGGCTGGAAGCGTTGCTGATCGTGATCGGCATACTGGCGTTCCTGAAAAAAGCAGAACGCAACACCGCAATCCGGCAGGTGCATTTCGGTTGGGTCAGTGCCTTGCTCGCTGGTGGGCTGACATGGTTTGCGGCGACGTATCTGGTTGACATCAGTGGCGCCAGTCGGGAAGTCACTGAAGGACTGTCCTCGCTGCTAGCCGCCGTCGTGCTACTCGGTGTTGGTATCTGGATGCACCAGAAGAGCGCCGCCGGTCATTGGCAGGCCTATCTCAAAGAAAAACTATCGACAGCCGTATCGCATCGCTCGGCATGGGCGCTGTTTGCGTTGGCGTTTATCGCGGTTTACCGCGAGGTATTTGAAACCATACTGTTTTATTCGGCGCTAGCCGTTGATGGCAATGGCAGCGCATTGCTGGCCGGCTTACTTGCGGGTATTGCGCTGCTGGCAATTGTTGCATGGTTGCTGTTGCGCACCAGCGCCCGGATGCCGATTGGAAAGTTTTTCTCGCTCAGTTCTGTGTTGGTGGCGATCTTGGCTGTTGTCCTTGCTGGCAAAGGTGTTGCTGGCTTGCAAGAGGCCGGTTGGTTGAGTGCGAATCCGCTGCCGGGGCCGCGGCTCGAAGTGCTGGGCATGTATCCGTCAGTGGAAACGGTGTCAGCCCAGGTCATCGTTTTGCTGATTGCCGCGCTCGGCTTCGGCTTGAATTTGTTATCGGTGCAACGACTTTCCAACAAAAGCCACTGA
- a CDS encoding efflux RND transporter permease subunit, whose product MIAALIRWSVSNRFLVLLASVAAIASGVWAVKTTPIDALPDLSDVQVIIRTSYPGQAPQLVENQVTYPLATTMLSVPGAKTVRGFSFFGDSFVYVLFDDGTDLYWARSRVLEYLNQVQNRLPTTAKTALGPDATGVGWIYQYALVDRSGHHDLAQLRALQDWFLKFELKTLPNVAEVATVGGMVKQYQVVLDPMKLASFGISHTTVREAISQANQETGGAVLELGEAEMMVRASGYLKSLDDFRAIPLRLVNGVPITLNDVAHIQLGPEMRRGIAELDGEGESVGGVVVLRSGKNARETLAAVHAKLAQLKASLPTGVEIVTTYDRSQLIDRAVSNLSHKLLEEFIVVALVCAAFLWHLRSSLVAIVSLPLGILIAFIVMRYQGINANIMSLGGIAIAIGAMVDAAVVMIENAHKKVEAWQHAHPGQQLHGEAHWQVMTEAAIEVGPALFFSLLIITLSFIPVFTLEAQEGRLFGPLAFTKTYAMAAAAGLSVTLIPVLMGYWIRGQLPREDQNPLNRWLIRLYRPLLDAVLVHPKLTLLAAVFVLLSSAWPISQLGGEFLPPLDEGDVLYMPSALPGLSAQKASELLQLTDRLIKTVPEVAHVFGKAGRAETATDPAPLEMFETTVQFKPRDEWRPGMTPEKLVGELDRVVKVPGLTNIWIPPIRNRIDMLATGIKSPIGIKIAGSDLTVIDRIAQDVERVAKTVPGVSSALAERLTGGRYIDVDIDRIAAARYGLNISDVQAVVSGLIGGENIGETVEGLARFPINLRYPREWRDTLDRLSALPILTADGQQITLGTVAKIRVSDGPPMLKSENARPSGWVYIDVRGRDLASVVAELRVAVTREVTLETGMSLSYSGQFEFMERANARLQLVVPGTLLIIFVLLYLTFRRIDEAALIMATLPFALTGGVWFLYWLDFNLSVATGVGFIALAGVAAEFGVIMLLYLKNAWIERAVSNRTGETDLLEAIREGAVQRVRPKAMTVAVIVAGLLPIFWGSGTGSEVMSRIAAPMIGGMVTAPMLSLFVIPAAYRLMRRRE is encoded by the coding sequence ATGATCGCCGCACTCATCCGCTGGTCGGTCAGCAACCGCTTTCTGGTATTGCTGGCAAGCGTTGCCGCGATTGCATCGGGGGTGTGGGCTGTCAAGACCACGCCCATTGATGCGCTGCCGGATCTGTCCGATGTCCAAGTCATTATCCGCACCAGTTATCCCGGGCAGGCGCCGCAACTGGTCGAAAATCAAGTGACCTATCCGCTGGCAACGACCATGTTGTCGGTGCCCGGTGCAAAAACGGTGCGCGGCTTTTCATTCTTCGGCGACAGCTTCGTTTACGTCCTGTTTGACGATGGCACCGATCTGTACTGGGCTCGATCGCGGGTTCTCGAATACCTGAATCAGGTACAGAACCGGTTGCCAACAACGGCAAAGACAGCGCTCGGCCCAGATGCGACCGGTGTCGGCTGGATTTACCAATATGCTTTGGTTGATCGGTCTGGCCATCACGATCTGGCGCAGCTGCGCGCACTGCAAGACTGGTTTCTGAAGTTTGAATTGAAGACCCTGCCGAATGTCGCCGAAGTCGCCACCGTCGGTGGCATGGTCAAACAATATCAAGTTGTACTCGACCCAATGAAGTTGGCCAGCTTCGGCATTAGCCACACAACGGTGCGCGAAGCCATCAGCCAAGCCAATCAAGAAACCGGCGGTGCGGTGCTGGAACTCGGTGAAGCCGAAATGATGGTGCGCGCCAGTGGTTATCTAAAATCGTTGGACGATTTCCGGGCCATACCGCTGCGACTCGTGAACGGCGTACCGATCACGCTGAACGACGTCGCCCATATTCAGCTTGGACCGGAAATGCGCCGCGGCATTGCCGAGCTCGACGGCGAAGGTGAATCGGTTGGCGGCGTTGTGGTGCTGCGTTCGGGAAAAAATGCCCGCGAGACCTTGGCAGCCGTGCACGCCAAGCTGGCCCAACTAAAAGCCAGCTTGCCGACCGGTGTGGAGATCGTCACCACCTATGACCGTAGCCAGCTGATCGACCGGGCGGTAAGCAACCTGAGTCACAAACTCCTGGAAGAGTTCATCGTGGTTGCTCTCGTTTGTGCCGCCTTCCTCTGGCATCTGCGGTCGAGTCTGGTTGCCATCGTGTCGCTGCCGCTCGGCATCTTGATAGCGTTTATCGTCATGCGTTATCAGGGCATCAATGCCAACATCATGTCGCTGGGTGGTATTGCTATCGCGATTGGCGCGATGGTCGATGCCGCCGTCGTGATGATCGAAAACGCCCACAAGAAGGTCGAGGCATGGCAACACGCCCATCCTGGCCAGCAGCTCCACGGCGAAGCCCATTGGCAAGTGATGACGGAGGCGGCCATTGAAGTGGGACCGGCGTTGTTTTTCTCACTGTTGATCATCACGCTGTCATTCATTCCGGTGTTTACCTTGGAAGCACAGGAGGGCCGGCTGTTTGGGCCGCTGGCATTCACCAAAACTTATGCGATGGCAGCCGCGGCAGGTTTATCAGTCACGCTGATCCCGGTCTTGATGGGCTATTGGATCCGCGGTCAGTTGCCACGTGAGGACCAAAATCCCCTCAATCGCTGGCTGATTCGGCTCTATCGGCCGTTGCTGGATGCGGTGTTAGTCCACCCCAAACTGACCTTGTTGGCTGCCGTGTTCGTATTACTGAGCTCTGCGTGGCCCATTAGTCAACTCGGTGGCGAATTCCTTCCGCCATTGGATGAAGGCGATGTGCTGTATATGCCGAGTGCGCTGCCAGGCCTTTCGGCACAAAAAGCCAGCGAGCTGCTGCAACTCACTGACCGCTTGATCAAAACCGTACCGGAAGTGGCGCATGTGTTTGGCAAAGCCGGCCGCGCCGAAACCGCGACCGATCCCGCGCCTTTGGAGATGTTCGAAACCACAGTGCAGTTCAAGCCACGCGACGAGTGGCGACCTGGTATGACGCCAGAGAAACTGGTTGGAGAATTGGATCGTGTCGTAAAAGTCCCGGGCCTGACCAATATCTGGATACCACCGATCCGAAACCGCATCGACATGCTGGCAACCGGGATCAAGAGCCCGATCGGAATCAAGATTGCCGGCAGCGATCTCACGGTAATCGATCGAATTGCCCAAGACGTAGAGCGTGTCGCCAAAACAGTACCGGGGGTGTCATCGGCCTTGGCCGAACGGCTGACCGGCGGTCGCTATATCGACGTCGATATCGACCGCATAGCAGCCGCTCGCTACGGGCTCAATATCAGTGACGTGCAAGCGGTCGTATCAGGCTTGATCGGTGGTGAGAACATCGGTGAGACAGTGGAAGGGCTGGCGCGCTTTCCGATCAATCTGCGCTATCCACGCGAATGGCGTGACACCCTCGACCGTCTGAGTGCGCTCCCAATCCTGACTGCCGATGGTCAGCAGATCACGCTCGGCACGGTGGCGAAGATTCGGGTATCGGATGGCCCGCCGATGCTCAAGAGCGAAAACGCTCGGCCGAGCGGCTGGGTCTACATCGATGTGCGCGGTCGCGATTTGGCATCGGTGGTCGCGGAATTGCGTGTGGCCGTTACTCGTGAGGTGACACTCGAAACCGGCATGAGCCTTAGCTACTCCGGTCAGTTCGAGTTTATGGAGCGCGCCAATGCCAGGCTGCAGCTAGTTGTTCCCGGTACGTTGCTGATTATCTTCGTGCTGTTGTACCTAACCTTTCGACGCATCGATGAAGCTGCACTCATCATGGCCACGCTGCCGTTCGCGCTGACCGGTGGCGTCTGGTTTCTGTATTGGCTGGACTTCAATCTCTCGGTGGCGACCGGGGTCGGCTTTATTGCGCTTGCCGGCGTGGCAGCCGAGTTTGGCGTGATCATGCTGCTGTATTTAAAAAATGCGTGGATCGAGCGAGCGGTGAGCAACCGAACCGGTGAGACCGATCTGCTGGAGGCCATTCGGGAAGGTGCGGTACAGCGTGTGCGGCCTAAGGCGATGACCGTCGCCGTGATCGTCGCCGGTTTGCTACCCATTTTCTGGGGCAGTGGCACGGGCAGCGAAGTGATGAGCCGCATTGCGGCACCGATGATCGGCGGCATGGTGACCGCGCCAATGCTGTCGTTGTTTGTCATTCCGGCAGCGTATCGATTGATGCGTCGTCGTGAATGA
- a CDS encoding P-II family nitrogen regulator, which produces MKVVTAFVHRGRISDIVHALEAAGFRYLTVIDVKGLLNAISAHEEHYSIELGEKVTDEIKLELICNDDKTTEAVELIHRHARTGQPIAGLVYVTPVEAYQVINGTNT; this is translated from the coding sequence ATGAAAGTCGTTACTGCCTTTGTTCACCGCGGCCGCATCTCTGACATCGTGCATGCGCTCGAGGCCGCCGGCTTTCGCTACCTGACGGTGATAGACGTCAAAGGGTTATTGAATGCAATCAGTGCCCATGAAGAGCACTATTCCATAGAACTCGGCGAGAAAGTTACCGACGAAATCAAGTTGGAGCTGATCTGCAACGACGACAAGACCACCGAAGCGGTCGAGCTCATTCACCGCCATGCCCGCACCGGGCAACCGATTGCAGGGCTGGTTTACGTCACGCCGGTGGAGGCCTACCAAGTGATTAACGGTACAAACACCTAA
- a CDS encoding efflux RND transporter periplasmic adaptor subunit yields MKTDSKISRHAVALLATGLVLLALGAAGGWWWADRTRMESIPTEDASKVGAESATARVLYWYDPMAPQQHFDKPGKSPFMDMELVPKYADDADTSSVQIDPQIRQNLGIRVASVEQISLDTVVEVTGMVEFNERNLTIEQVRAAGFVERVWPLAAGDLITVGQSLLALRVPEWTAAQHEWLGVRDSGDAVLLRAAHERLQQLGMSAEHIQQLEQTGKPAATFVLKANKSGVLQSLETRAGMSLSAGQTVARINGLTTVWLEAALPEAQADGIREGDAIEAMLPAFPGKRFTGHVSAILPALNENSRSLRLRIELPNRDYLLRPGMSARVKLQGSNGETGLAIATEAIIRTGKRALVIVADADNRFTPVEVIPGREIGDRTVIVSGLEAQQQVVVSGQFLIDSEANLRNVVTRLAEASTSTSIIEQDDPTMALHQADGMIEAIEGNRLTLKHGPFKTLGMPGMTMTFPVAHPELIRAFHVGDKVRVGVRETDDGLTIEQIIPLDPQQTTGVQP; encoded by the coding sequence ATGAAAACAGATTCGAAAATATCGCGTCACGCCGTGGCGTTGCTTGCTACTGGACTCGTTCTGCTGGCACTGGGCGCTGCCGGCGGTTGGTGGTGGGCCGACCGCACCCGCATGGAGTCAATTCCCACAGAAGATGCGTCGAAGGTCGGTGCAGAGAGTGCTACCGCGCGGGTGCTGTATTGGTATGACCCGATGGCACCGCAACAGCATTTCGACAAACCGGGCAAATCGCCATTTATGGACATGGAGCTGGTGCCGAAGTACGCCGATGATGCAGACACATCTTCTGTTCAGATCGATCCCCAAATCCGCCAGAACCTAGGCATCCGTGTGGCGAGCGTCGAACAGATTTCACTTGATACCGTGGTTGAGGTAACCGGCATGGTGGAGTTCAATGAGCGCAACCTAACCATAGAGCAAGTGCGTGCGGCCGGATTTGTCGAACGGGTGTGGCCGCTGGCGGCTGGCGATCTCATCACGGTCGGGCAGTCGCTGCTGGCACTACGCGTACCGGAATGGACTGCTGCACAGCACGAATGGCTTGGCGTGCGTGACAGTGGCGATGCTGTGTTGCTGCGCGCGGCGCACGAGCGCCTGCAACAGCTGGGGATGTCAGCTGAGCATATCCAGCAGTTGGAGCAAACCGGCAAACCAGCGGCGACGTTCGTGCTCAAAGCCAACAAAAGCGGCGTGCTCCAGTCACTGGAGACGCGCGCCGGCATGAGCCTGAGTGCTGGGCAAACCGTGGCCCGCATTAATGGCTTAACAACAGTCTGGCTCGAAGCTGCGCTTCCGGAAGCACAAGCGGACGGTATTCGGGAAGGCGATGCGATAGAGGCAATGCTGCCGGCCTTTCCGGGCAAGCGATTTACCGGCCACGTCAGTGCGATCTTGCCAGCACTCAATGAAAATAGCCGCAGCCTGCGCCTGCGGATTGAACTGCCAAATCGAGACTACCTGCTACGGCCCGGCATGTCCGCCCGAGTGAAACTGCAGGGCAGCAATGGCGAAACCGGTCTGGCTATCGCGACCGAAGCGATCATTCGGACCGGCAAACGTGCACTGGTCATTGTCGCAGACGCTGACAACCGCTTTACGCCGGTCGAGGTGATACCGGGCCGCGAAATCGGCGACCGCACGGTTATCGTGTCTGGATTGGAAGCTCAGCAGCAGGTCGTGGTCAGCGGGCAGTTCCTGATCGATTCGGAAGCGAACTTGCGCAATGTGGTAACGCGATTGGCCGAGGCCAGCACCAGCACCAGCATCATCGAGCAAGATGACCCGACGATGGCGCTGCATCAGGCTGACGGCATGATCGAGGCCATCGAAGGCAATCGATTAACGCTCAAGCACGGCCCGTTCAAAACGCTCGGCATGCCCGGCATGACGATGACGTTCCCAGTAGCCCACCCCGAACTCATTCGCGCGTTTCACGTTGGCGACAAGGTACGGGTTGGCGTGCGTGAGACGGACGACGGTCTGACGATAGAGCAAATCATACCGCTTGATCCGCAGCAAACGACGGGAGTGCAGCCATGA
- a CDS encoding low molecular weight protein-tyrosine-phosphatase: MERIGVLFVCTGNICRSPTAQGVFEQLLREQGLARHFLVDSAGVSGSHAGQAPDPRTQQAAKARGIDLSKQRARKIKLDDFRQFDYLIAMDEGHHEQLLSMRPEDDEVRATLHRLLEFAPALALTDVPDPYYGPLNGFQRVFDIVDAGCRGLLLELKQRHRL; this comes from the coding sequence ATGGAACGCATCGGGGTATTGTTTGTTTGTACCGGTAACATCTGCCGCTCGCCTACTGCCCAAGGCGTATTTGAGCAGTTGCTGCGCGAGCAAGGGTTGGCGCGCCATTTTTTGGTGGATTCGGCGGGGGTCAGTGGCAGTCATGCCGGTCAGGCGCCGGACCCGCGGACGCAGCAGGCGGCCAAGGCACGCGGTATCGATTTGTCAAAGCAACGTGCGCGCAAGATAAAGCTGGATGATTTTCGGCAGTTTGATTATCTGATTGCGATGGATGAGGGACACCATGAGCAGTTGCTCAGCATGCGACCGGAAGATGACGAGGTCAGAGCAACCTTGCACCGCTTGCTGGAGTTTGCACCCGCGCTGGCACTGACCGATGTGCCGGATCCCTATTACGGGCCGCTGAATGGCTTTCAACGGGTATTCGATATTGTCGATGCCGGTTGCCGTGGTCTGTTGCTTGAGTTGAAGCAGCGCCACCGTCTTTGA